One Deltaproteobacteria bacterium DNA window includes the following coding sequences:
- a CDS encoding 6-pyruvoyl tetrahydropterin synthase: MAAPQRYSVVVAKDYLKFSAAHFIAYPGFREPLHGHNYQVSVRVEAELGPEGYVLDFGLVKRVAHELCRELDERVLLPLESDCLTAVRTEGAVEVITSGGERFCFPESDVRLLPIAHSSAEELAAYLLGRLRDALRAEAGGRAFVSLEVGVAEAPGQVAYCREAF; encoded by the coding sequence ATGGCCGCGCCGCAGCGCTACAGCGTGGTGGTCGCGAAGGACTACCTCAAGTTCTCGGCAGCCCACTTCATCGCCTACCCCGGCTTCCGCGAGCCGCTCCATGGCCACAACTACCAGGTCTCGGTCCGCGTCGAGGCGGAGCTCGGTCCGGAGGGCTACGTGCTGGACTTCGGGCTGGTGAAGCGGGTGGCGCACGAGCTCTGCCGCGAGCTCGACGAGCGCGTGCTGCTCCCGCTCGAGAGCGACTGCCTGACCGCGGTGCGGACCGAGGGCGCCGTCGAGGTGATCACCAGCGGCGGCGAGCGCTTCTGCTTCCCCGAGAGCGACGTGCGGCTGCTGCCGATCGCACACAGCTCCGCGGAGGAGCTCGCGGCCTACCTCCTCGGGCGGCTGCGCGACGCGCTGCGCGCGGAAGCGGGCGGCCGGGCCTTCGTGTCGCTGGAGGTCGGCGTGGCCGAGGCGCCGGGTCAGGTGGCGTACTGCCGCGAGGCGTTCTGA
- a CDS encoding FAD-dependent oxidoreductase, with protein sequence MSAGPPHVAVVGGGFAGLAAAVRLARGGARVTLLERRPFLGGRAYSFTDPATGDVVDNGPHALMGAYAAALDFLAEIGAGSKLAFQRRLHVALADPALGLGAVAAPPLPGPLQAPAALLRYRLLAPGDRVRLLVGAVRLAARAPASLAGTTVAAALARVGQRGAACARFWHPLAIATLNETPEVAAAAPFAAVLRKAFFAGARAARFALARVPLSELYTTDARRTLEQAGGTVVTGAAAATLALGRDGVEALVLRDGRRVEADAVVLAVPVAALLRLVPAPLRDAHPFRSLAAVGTSPIVSVHLWLDRPVAWGAPFLGLLGGRAQWLFDCGPAAGGGHRLASVTSGARFWDDAGDDEIAAEVLADAAAVLPAVQAARVRRTLVIRERHATLSLTPAADAARPGVETPLPNLFLAGDWIQTGLPATIESAVLSGRAAADRALEAVASRARPVPVLSRGRAAAPAT encoded by the coding sequence ATGAGCGCCGGGCCGCCGCACGTCGCGGTGGTGGGCGGCGGCTTCGCGGGCCTCGCGGCGGCCGTGCGCCTCGCCCGTGGCGGCGCGCGCGTGACCCTGCTCGAGCGCCGGCCGTTCCTCGGCGGCCGCGCCTACTCCTTCACCGATCCCGCCACCGGCGACGTGGTCGACAACGGGCCGCACGCGCTCATGGGCGCCTACGCGGCGGCGCTCGACTTCCTCGCCGAGATCGGCGCCGGATCGAAGCTCGCCTTCCAGCGGCGCCTGCACGTCGCGCTCGCCGATCCGGCGCTCGGCCTCGGCGCCGTCGCCGCTCCGCCGCTGCCCGGCCCGCTCCAGGCCCCCGCGGCGCTGCTCCGCTATCGGCTGCTCGCCCCGGGCGACCGGGTGCGGCTGCTCGTGGGGGCGGTCCGGCTGGCCGCCCGCGCGCCGGCGTCGCTCGCCGGCACCACGGTGGCTGCGGCCCTGGCGAGGGTCGGGCAGCGGGGCGCCGCATGCGCGCGATTCTGGCACCCGCTGGCGATCGCGACGCTCAACGAGACGCCCGAGGTGGCGGCGGCGGCGCCGTTCGCCGCGGTCCTCCGCAAGGCCTTCTTCGCGGGCGCCCGCGCCGCGCGCTTCGCGCTCGCGCGTGTGCCGCTCTCGGAGCTGTACACGACCGACGCGCGGCGAACCCTCGAGCAGGCGGGCGGCACGGTGGTGACCGGTGCCGCCGCGGCGACGCTGGCGCTCGGCCGGGACGGCGTCGAGGCGCTCGTCCTGCGCGACGGGAGGCGCGTCGAGGCGGACGCCGTCGTGCTCGCCGTTCCGGTGGCGGCGCTGCTCCGGCTGGTCCCGGCGCCGCTCCGCGACGCGCATCCCTTCCGCTCCCTCGCCGCCGTCGGGACCTCGCCGATCGTCAGCGTGCACCTCTGGCTCGACCGCCCCGTCGCCTGGGGCGCGCCCTTCCTCGGGCTCCTCGGCGGCCGCGCGCAGTGGCTGTTCGACTGCGGTCCGGCGGCCGGCGGCGGCCACCGTTTGGCGAGCGTCACGAGCGGCGCGCGGTTCTGGGACGACGCCGGCGACGACGAGATCGCTGCCGAGGTCCTGGCCGACGCGGCCGCCGTCCTGCCGGCCGTGCAGGCAGCCCGCGTGCGGCGCACGCTCGTCATCCGCGAGCGGCACGCCACGCTCTCGCTCACGCCGGCTGCCGACGCCGCGAGACCGGGCGTCGAGACACCCCTCCCGAACCTCTTCCTCGCGGGGGACTGGATCCAGACCGGCCTGCCGGCGACGATCGAGAGCGCCGTCCTGTCCGGCCGTGCGGCGGCGGATCGCGCCCTCGAGGCGGTGGCGTCGCGGGCGCGGCCCGTGCCGGTGCTGTCGCGCGGCAGAGCGGCGGCGCCCGCCACGTAG
- the hpnC gene encoding squalene synthase HpnC, whose translation MSAVPAERSREPGGVEVAAAYAHCARVARTHYENFTIGSWLLPRRLRQDLAAVYAFARGADDIADEGEATGRLERLQAWEAKLLACARDPGAAGDPVFLALGHTIAARALPLEPFRDLLEAFRRDAAGETRRFATFADLLGYCRCSANPVGRLVLALFGHRDAARQSRADDICTALQLTNFWQDVAGDLDRGRVYLPEEDLARCPGSHEALATRRVNAGFRDLLAFEVPRTRALFERGLPLADMVGRRLRHEVRIFARGGLAILARIEAAGYDVFARRPTLGRGDLLRLVVRGLWR comes from the coding sequence ATGAGCGCGGTGCCGGCGGAACGGAGCCGCGAGCCCGGCGGCGTCGAGGTGGCGGCCGCCTACGCGCACTGCGCCCGCGTCGCGCGCACGCACTACGAGAACTTCACGATCGGCTCCTGGCTGCTGCCGCGGCGGCTGCGCCAGGACCTCGCGGCGGTATACGCCTTTGCGCGGGGCGCGGACGACATCGCCGACGAGGGGGAGGCGACGGGCAGGCTCGAGCGGTTGCAGGCGTGGGAAGCGAAGCTCCTCGCCTGCGCGCGCGACCCGGGCGCCGCCGGCGATCCCGTCTTCCTGGCGCTCGGCCACACCATCGCCGCACGCGCGCTGCCGCTCGAGCCCTTCCGCGACCTCCTCGAGGCGTTCCGTCGCGACGCCGCCGGCGAGACCCGTCGCTTCGCCACCTTCGCCGACCTGCTCGGCTACTGCCGCTGCTCGGCCAATCCCGTCGGGCGGCTCGTGCTCGCGCTCTTCGGCCATCGCGACGCCGCGCGCCAGAGCCGCGCCGACGACATCTGCACGGCGCTCCAGCTGACCAACTTCTGGCAGGACGTGGCGGGCGACCTCGACCGCGGCCGCGTCTACCTGCCGGAGGAGGATCTCGCGCGCTGCCCCGGGAGCCACGAGGCGCTCGCCACGCGCCGCGTGAACGCGGGCTTCCGCGACCTGCTCGCGTTCGAGGTCCCCCGTACCCGCGCGCTGTTCGAGCGCGGCCTGCCGCTCGCCGACATGGTCGGGCGGCGGCTCCGGCACGAGGTCCGCATCTTCGCCCGCGGCGGCCTCGCCATCCTCGCCCGCATCGAGGCCGCCGGCTACGACGTCTTCGCGCGCCGGCCGACGCTCGGGCGCGGCGACCTGCTGCGGCTCGTCGTGCGAGGGCTCTGGCGATGA
- the hpnD gene encoding presqualene diphosphate synthase HpnD (HpnD is found regularly in a locus responsible for the biosynthesis of squalene from farnesyl diphosphate, and is now recognized to function as a presqualene diphosphate synthase (EC 2.5.1.103).) has product MSTAAVATTPLGAAYEYCAARTRRAASNFYWGFRLLTPERRRSLCAVYAFCRAADDIADEPGGTPDPARLLARWRAELDAVYAGRPRHPIGVALADTVERFAIAREHFEAVITGVETDLRRDRYETWEGDLAEYCHRVASSVGLIAIEIFGYQNPSARQYAVHLGLAFQLTNILRDVAEDARRGRIYLPREDLRRFDCREDDVLAGRCTEAFQGVMAFECARAGEHYGRARFLLAEEDRPALAPAEAMRLIYEQLLRRVMFRHYDVFGPKVRLTRPEKAALAMAAWARPHLSFLYRLTG; this is encoded by the coding sequence ATGAGCACGGCCGCCGTCGCCACCACCCCGCTCGGCGCGGCATACGAGTACTGTGCCGCCCGCACGCGCCGTGCCGCGTCGAACTTCTACTGGGGCTTCCGGCTGCTCACGCCGGAGCGCCGCCGCTCGCTGTGCGCCGTCTACGCGTTCTGCCGCGCGGCCGACGACATCGCGGACGAGCCCGGCGGCACGCCCGATCCGGCGCGGCTCCTCGCGCGCTGGCGCGCGGAGCTCGACGCCGTCTACGCGGGCCGGCCGCGCCACCCGATCGGCGTCGCGCTGGCCGACACGGTCGAGCGCTTCGCCATCGCGCGCGAGCACTTCGAGGCCGTCATCACGGGCGTCGAGACGGACCTGCGGCGGGACCGCTACGAGACGTGGGAGGGGGACCTCGCCGAGTACTGCCATCGGGTGGCCAGCTCGGTGGGTCTCATCGCGATCGAGATCTTCGGCTACCAGAACCCCTCGGCGCGCCAGTACGCCGTGCACCTCGGGCTTGCCTTCCAGCTGACCAACATCCTGCGCGACGTGGCCGAGGACGCGCGCCGCGGCCGCATCTACCTGCCGCGCGAGGACCTCCGGCGCTTCGACTGCCGGGAGGACGACGTGCTCGCGGGACGGTGCACCGAGGCGTTTCAGGGTGTGATGGCGTTCGAGTGTGCGCGCGCCGGTGAGCACTACGGCCGCGCGCGCTTCCTGCTCGCGGAGGAGGACCGGCCGGCGCTCGCGCCTGCCGAGGCGATGCGTCTCATCTACGAGCAGCTGCTGCGCCGGGTGATGTTCCGGCACTATGACGTCTTCGGGCCGAAGGTGCGGCTCACGCGGCCGGAGAAGGCGGCCCTCGCCATGGCGGCCTGGGCGCGCCCGCATCTGAGCTTCCTCTACCGGCTGACGGGATGA
- a CDS encoding TVP38/TMEM64 family protein gives MATSAPRIAALVALAGAAVVLTVAGVSVDLTHLDAARIADRVRASGALGPLTLIALLVAQAVVAPLPSPPLLMAAGYVYGPWVGFGIGWVGLLLGASACFGLARALGRPFAERFVRTQRLAAVDEYVSTRSGTTFLTVLSLRVLLPPFFDAVSYGCGLVRLQFHWFMLATALGELPKVGSFTYVGAAVGGAPIWLTTWILLAPMAGLVALRLARRAARARRSAAAS, from the coding sequence ATGGCGACCTCGGCGCCGAGGATTGCCGCGCTCGTCGCCCTCGCCGGGGCGGCCGTCGTCCTGACGGTCGCGGGGGTTTCCGTCGACCTCACGCACCTCGACGCCGCGCGGATCGCCGACCGGGTGCGTGCGTCGGGCGCGCTCGGTCCGTTGACACTGATCGCACTCCTCGTCGCGCAGGCCGTGGTGGCGCCGCTGCCGTCGCCGCCGCTGCTGATGGCGGCGGGTTACGTCTACGGACCATGGGTCGGCTTCGGCATCGGCTGGGTCGGGCTGCTCCTGGGGGCGAGCGCCTGCTTCGGCCTGGCACGCGCGCTCGGGCGTCCCTTCGCCGAACGGTTCGTCCGCACGCAGCGCCTCGCCGCGGTCGACGAGTACGTCAGCACCCGGTCCGGCACGACCTTCCTCACCGTCCTGTCGCTGCGCGTGCTCCTGCCGCCTTTCTTCGACGCGGTCAGCTACGGCTGCGGGCTCGTCCGGCTCCAGTTCCACTGGTTCATGCTCGCGACCGCCCTCGGAGAGCTCCCGAAGGTCGGCAGCTTCACGTACGTAGGCGCGGCCGTCGGGGGCGCGCCGATCTGGCTGACGACGTGGATCCTCCTGGCACCCATGGCGGGCCTGGTCGCGCTCCGGCTCGCTCGCCGCGCGGCACGCGCTCGCCGTTCCGCGGCGGCCAGTTGA
- a CDS encoding MFS transporter, whose amino-acid sequence MTRTERTYYVVSGLYTLAQFFIAPIYPLFLLSRGLDLLQMNAVLATYLTTVFVFEVPTGAFADRFGRKRSFLAACMVRMTAYALYAFARDFADCLVAEVIDAVGTTLASGALEAWAVDGVRAEGDARPTDRLFARGQVVARAFMIVGGVACGYLAELGWRVPWLVCSALFVVTAAFAAASMRETRARAVPRSLGRTALDGLAVVRAAPVLILLCTLTGIGAFASFPLHILWQPRLEALVGKGLWRMGWIVALLSLTALAGNAILPRLLRRFARETVLAAAALWRGATVAVAATAVTAAPMVAGLVLQEIAFGLSDPVLLAWTNEHVAAAERATVLSVRSTFFTLGGASGLVILGLVARDLGIPTAWAIGAALFALAAPLYLALGRLAPRMHAPEAGVEATVAMPTKVAPPAVEPAYVAERGTSS is encoded by the coding sequence ATGACCCGCACCGAGCGCACGTACTACGTCGTCTCCGGGCTCTACACGCTCGCGCAGTTCTTCATCGCGCCGATCTACCCGCTGTTCCTCCTGAGCCGCGGTCTCGACCTCCTCCAGATGAACGCGGTGCTCGCCACCTACCTGACCACGGTGTTCGTGTTCGAGGTGCCGACGGGCGCCTTCGCCGACCGCTTCGGGCGCAAACGGTCGTTCCTCGCCGCGTGCATGGTGCGCATGACCGCCTATGCGCTCTACGCGTTCGCGCGCGACTTTGCCGACTGTCTCGTGGCCGAGGTCATCGACGCCGTGGGCACGACGCTCGCGAGCGGTGCGCTCGAGGCCTGGGCGGTCGATGGGGTGCGGGCCGAGGGCGACGCGCGCCCGACGGACAGGCTGTTCGCTCGCGGGCAGGTCGTGGCGCGGGCGTTCATGATCGTCGGGGGCGTCGCCTGCGGCTATCTCGCCGAGCTCGGCTGGAGGGTTCCCTGGCTGGTGTGTAGTGCGCTGTTCGTCGTGACCGCGGCGTTCGCCGCCGCGTCGATGCGGGAGACGCGCGCGCGGGCGGTCCCACGCTCCCTCGGGCGCACCGCGCTCGACGGCCTCGCCGTCGTGCGCGCCGCGCCGGTGCTGATCCTGCTGTGCACGCTCACCGGGATCGGGGCGTTCGCGAGCTTCCCGCTTCACATCCTCTGGCAGCCGCGCCTCGAGGCTCTCGTCGGCAAGGGGCTCTGGCGGATGGGCTGGATCGTCGCGCTCCTGAGCCTCACGGCCCTCGCCGGCAATGCGATCCTGCCGCGCCTCCTCCGGCGATTCGCGCGCGAGACGGTGCTCGCGGCCGCCGCTCTGTGGCGCGGCGCCACCGTGGCCGTCGCGGCCACGGCCGTCACCGCGGCGCCCATGGTCGCCGGCCTCGTTCTCCAGGAGATCGCCTTCGGGCTGAGCGACCCGGTGCTGCTCGCATGGACCAACGAGCACGTCGCAGCTGCCGAGCGCGCGACCGTGCTCTCGGTGCGCTCGACCTTCTTCACCCTGGGCGGGGCCTCGGGGCTCGTGATTCTCGGTCTCGTCGCGCGCGACCTCGGGATCCCGACGGCGTGGGCGATCGGAGCGGCGCTCTTCGCGCTCGCCGCGCCGCTCTACCTGGCGCTCGGGCGCCTCGCTCCACGCATGCACGCGCCGGAGGCCGGGGTCGAGGCGACGGTGGCGATGCCGACCAAGGTCGCGCCCCCGGCAGTCGAGCCGGCGTACGTGGCAGAGCGCGGCACGAGCTCGTAG
- the mvk gene encoding mevalonate kinase, translating to MRLPARGRAAGKVILLGEHAVVYGRPALAAGLPLGLEAEAVAGHGPARLESDGYTDDPRSARLVAEAAAAVGLEPRDVVVRVRSELPAGVGVGSSAALAVAVLRALAAAAGRRLVRDEEVAIATRLEAIFHGHPSGIDPAAAALGGCFRFVRGTPAVIAPVRPAVPLPLVIAFGARPRSTGAAVMGLRARWEAEPARHEALFDAVATTVEDGARAAEAGDLAALGRAFDRNQALLEALGVSAPEVEALVARARASGALGAKLTGGGAGGAVIALARAPERLAAALGADGTQTIVAHVGAATEAAAVSASEGY from the coding sequence GTGAGGCTGCCCGCTCGCGGACGCGCCGCGGGCAAGGTCATCCTCCTCGGGGAGCACGCCGTGGTCTACGGTCGTCCGGCGCTAGCGGCCGGGCTGCCGCTCGGGCTCGAGGCGGAGGCCGTGGCCGGCCACGGGCCGGCACGGCTCGAGAGCGACGGGTACACGGACGACCCGCGGTCCGCGCGGCTCGTCGCCGAGGCCGCAGCCGCGGTCGGACTCGAGCCGCGGGACGTCGTCGTCCGGGTCCGCTCGGAGCTGCCGGCGGGCGTCGGGGTCGGCAGCTCGGCGGCGCTGGCCGTGGCCGTCCTGCGCGCCCTCGCGGCCGCCGCGGGGCGGCGGCTCGTGCGCGACGAGGAGGTCGCCATCGCCACGCGCCTCGAGGCGATCTTCCACGGTCACCCCTCGGGCATCGACCCGGCCGCGGCCGCCCTCGGCGGCTGCTTCCGGTTCGTGCGCGGGACGCCGGCGGTGATCGCACCGGTGCGGCCCGCCGTGCCGCTGCCGCTGGTGATCGCCTTCGGCGCGCGGCCGCGCAGCACCGGCGCCGCGGTCATGGGGCTGCGCGCGCGCTGGGAAGCCGAGCCGGCGCGGCACGAGGCGCTGTTCGACGCGGTGGCGACCACGGTGGAGGACGGCGCGCGCGCCGCCGAGGCGGGCGACCTCGCCGCCCTCGGCCGCGCCTTCGACCGCAACCAGGCGCTGCTCGAGGCGCTCGGCGTGTCGGCGCCCGAGGTCGAGGCGCTCGTTGCCCGGGCGCGGGCGTCGGGCGCCCTCGGCGCGAAGCTGACGGGTGGCGGGGCGGGCGGCGCGGTGATCGCGCTCGCCCGCGCGCCCGAGCGGCTGGCCGCGGCGCTCGGCGCCGACGGCACGCAGACGATCGTCGCGCACGTCGGCGCGGCGACGGAGGCAGCGGCCGTGAGCGCGAGCGAAGGATATTAA
- the shc gene encoding squalene--hopene cyclase, translating to MSASEGRLTLVGGTAGEGLAARVAQAITRASQYLFATQHARGYWHAPLEANATMEAEYVFFNRLLGRERPDVERRLAERLLALQQADGSWPIYHNGPGGPSTTIEAYFALKLTGMSATEPALVRARDFILGRGGLARAGVFTRIWLAYFGQFPWAGVPSMPVELVLLPPWFPLNIYAMSSWARGTVVPLTLLLAHRPSVRLPAEAAVAELWLRAPTRDDLAFARSPELVTTRNFFLAVDRALKTLAPLSWRGLRRRAVARAIEWLLRHQDTNGQWGGIQPAMVNSVLALHAVGFAADHPAMMSGIQGVEDFLVECEGTLMYQPCVSPNWDTALAARALLDAGLDPAHPALGRAAEWLVANQIFRPGDWAVLNPTLEPGGWAFEFANDWYPDVDDSAVILTVLDALPAAETAAGRRAIAYGLNWTLGMQSRTGGWAAFDTDNTAAFLNRIPFADMEAMIDPPTEDVTGRVLHLMGTIGYRLDFGRARRAVEFLRRTQRSDGSWWGRWGVNFIYGTWGALAGLERIGEDMRAPYVRRAVEWLATHQNPDGGWGETVASYDDESLAGKGESTPSQTAWALLGLLAADGPSSPAVERGVDWLVRTQGPDGTWQERLFTGTGFPRHFYLRYHLYRHYFPLMALGQYRARLAARGEG from the coding sequence ATGAGCGCGTCGGAGGGACGGCTGACACTGGTGGGCGGCACGGCGGGGGAGGGCCTCGCTGCCCGCGTGGCGCAAGCGATCACGCGCGCCAGCCAGTATCTCTTCGCCACGCAGCACGCGCGCGGCTACTGGCATGCGCCGCTCGAGGCGAACGCCACCATGGAGGCCGAGTACGTCTTCTTCAATCGCCTGCTCGGCCGCGAGCGGCCCGACGTCGAGCGGCGCCTGGCGGAGCGGCTGCTGGCGCTCCAGCAGGCGGACGGGAGCTGGCCGATTTATCACAACGGGCCTGGCGGCCCGTCCACCACGATCGAGGCGTATTTCGCCCTCAAGCTGACCGGGATGAGCGCGACGGAGCCGGCGCTCGTCCGCGCCCGCGACTTCATCCTCGGCCGTGGCGGGCTCGCCCGCGCCGGGGTCTTCACGCGCATCTGGCTCGCCTACTTCGGCCAGTTCCCGTGGGCCGGCGTGCCCTCCATGCCCGTCGAGCTCGTCCTGCTGCCGCCCTGGTTCCCGCTCAACATCTACGCGATGTCGAGCTGGGCGCGCGGGACGGTGGTGCCGCTCACGCTCCTCCTGGCGCACCGCCCGTCGGTGCGGCTCCCGGCGGAGGCGGCCGTGGCCGAGCTCTGGCTGCGGGCGCCGACGCGCGACGACCTGGCCTTCGCGCGCTCGCCCGAGCTGGTCACGACGCGCAACTTCTTCCTCGCCGTCGACCGCGCGCTGAAGACGCTCGCTCCCCTCTCCTGGCGCGGGCTGCGCCGCCGCGCCGTGGCGCGCGCGATCGAGTGGCTCCTGCGCCACCAGGACACCAACGGCCAGTGGGGCGGCATCCAGCCCGCGATGGTGAACTCCGTGCTCGCGCTCCACGCCGTCGGCTTCGCGGCCGATCATCCGGCGATGATGAGCGGCATCCAGGGCGTGGAGGACTTCCTGGTCGAGTGCGAGGGCACGCTCATGTACCAGCCCTGCGTGTCGCCCAACTGGGACACGGCTTTGGCGGCCAGGGCGCTGCTCGATGCCGGCCTCGACCCCGCGCACCCCGCGCTCGGCCGCGCCGCCGAGTGGCTCGTCGCGAACCAGATCTTCCGCCCCGGCGACTGGGCGGTGCTCAACCCGACGCTCGAGCCGGGCGGATGGGCGTTCGAGTTCGCCAACGACTGGTACCCCGACGTCGACGACTCGGCCGTGATCCTGACGGTGCTCGACGCGCTCCCCGCCGCCGAGACGGCGGCCGGGCGGCGGGCGATCGCCTACGGGCTCAACTGGACCCTCGGCATGCAGAGCCGCACCGGCGGCTGGGCCGCCTTCGACACCGACAACACGGCCGCGTTCCTCAACCGGATCCCGTTCGCCGACATGGAGGCGATGATCGACCCGCCGACCGAGGACGTGACCGGACGCGTGCTGCACCTGATGGGGACCATCGGCTACCGGCTCGACTTCGGGCGGGCCCGGCGGGCGGTCGAGTTCCTGCGCCGCACGCAGCGCAGCGATGGGAGCTGGTGGGGGCGGTGGGGCGTCAACTTCATCTATGGGACCTGGGGCGCGCTCGCCGGGCTCGAGCGGATCGGCGAGGACATGCGGGCGCCTTACGTGCGGCGCGCCGTCGAGTGGCTCGCCACCCACCAGAACCCCGACGGCGGCTGGGGCGAGACGGTGGCCTCGTACGACGACGAATCGCTCGCGGGGAAGGGCGAGAGCACGCCGTCGCAGACCGCGTGGGCTCTCCTCGGCCTGCTCGCCGCCGATGGCCCGTCGAGCCCCGCCGTCGAGCGTGGCGTCGACTGGCTCGTCCGCACGCAGGGCCCGGACGGCACGTGGCAGGAGCGTCTCTTCACCGGCACGGGCTTCCCGCGCCACTTCTACCTCCGCTACCACCTCTACCGTCACTACTTCCCGCTGATGGCGCTCGGCCAGTACCGCGCCCGGCTGGCGGCCAGGGGCGAAGGATGA